Genomic segment of Paenibacillus sp. FSL R5-0623:
TCGTTCATGCTGACAGCCACTATTCCGCAAGATGTGCTGAGCGCACCGCTGGAACAATACAACGTATGGTTATGGATGGTGACCTTCATGTCGGTTGTGATCATTATTGTCTTCTCATTTTCGATCTACAGATCGATTCACCAACCCTTAGCGGTGCTCATTCGAGGATTCAGGATGGCAGAGCAGGGCCAGACAAGCGTACATATTCCTTCATCCAGAAGGGATGAATTCGGCTATTTGTACTCTCGATTCAATCATATGATAGAGCGCTTACATATTTTGATCGATGAGAATTATGTTGCACGGATTCGAACAAGTGAAGCCGAACTCAAGCACCTGCAATCCCAGATTCAACCTCACTTTCTATACAACAGTCTATTCAGCATCAAGCAAATGGCCGAAGTGGAGAATGTGGAGCTCATTCAGGAATTCACTGACTACCTGGGTCAATATTTCAGGTATATGTCCCGTGATTCTCATACGGAAGTATCGTTGGGGGCTGAGATTGACCATGCGCTGGTCTATGCGTCCATTCAAAAAATCCGGTTTGGAACGAGGATTCAATTGGAATTGGAGGATCTGGATGCAAGGTACAGAGTTATTTCTGTTCCCAGAGTCATGATTCAGCCGATCGTAGAGAATGTGTTTGAGCATGCACTAGCCAAACGTAGCCAGGGAGGTATTCTACAGGTTTCGTACCAAAAGGATCAGGATAACCTGTCTATTCGCATCGAGGATGACGGGGATCAGTTAACCGACGCAACATTGAATTACTTGCAATCCTCCTTCGAAGAGACAGATCGGAAACATGGAAACGAAGAGATAACCGGGCTCATGAATGTGAATCAGCGATTAAGAATCAAATTCGGGGCTGTCTATGGTCTTACAGCACAGCGAAGTGAGCTCGGTGGGTTGTGCATTATAGTGAAGATTCCATGGAAAGGGGAGTAGGATTATGCAGCGGATGCTTATTGTCGATGATGAACCTGTTATTCTGGACGGACTGTATGCGTTCTTTCAAAAAGCAAATCTTCAGGACATGGAGATAATCAAGGCATACTCTGCCTATGAAGCTATTGATTGGTTGAACTCGGTAAAGATTGATATTGTACTCAGCGATATCTGTATGCCTGGCATGGATGGCATGCAGTTGATTGAGCAGATTATGGACCGGTGGCCACGATGCAAAGTTCTATTACTGACGGGACATAACGAATTCGATTATGCACACCAAGCCATTCGAAATCCTTGCGTTGTTGATTACCTGTTAAAGACAGAGGGCATGAACCACATTCGGGCTGCAGTAGAACGGGCATTAGCACAGATCTCGGAAGAGAATGATTTTCGCTACCAAGCTGCCTGGTTTCGCAGTAAATTACCGCGAGCGCTGCCCCAGTTACAGCGTCAATTGCTGCTGGATGTGCTTAAGCGAACGGATAGACATGATACCGTTTCACTTCAAGAAGAACTGGATGCTGTGCAGCTACCTTTCGAATCCGATCAACTCGTTATTCCAGTGATCATCCGGGTAGAAGAATGGAACAACTATCAATCCCAGGCGGATCGCAGTCTAATCCGCTATGCCGTTGCCAATGTTGCGGAGGAGCTGCTGCAAGACAAGGCCAGGGTGAAGGCGATTGATCTGGACACTCAGGTCATCGCGTGTTTTATTCAATCGCAAGAGGCGCATTCGTCACACGTATCTAATACGCAAGGGGAACGAGGGAGTCAGCTGGACAGCTGGAACCAGACCCTTTGTTTTGTCTATGGCACACTGGAGTCTGTGCAGCAATCCTGTGCGGACTGCCTGAACCTGTCTGTATCCATTATGGTCAGCGAGCAAGCGTTAGAGTGGAGCAGGGTTAATCAGGCGATCGCGCAGTTACGCCTGTCGATTCATGAGAGCCCCGGGTTTGGGATGGAGAAGCTCTTGCGTGTAAATATCCAGGATGAATTGCCATACACCCCTAGCATTATGAATCAACAGGGTGTTGTAACGCTGCATCTGGATCAGATCAAACAGCGAATAACCGCCGGGGATCGGGAATGGATAGAGTCCTTCCATAAATGGACCGAGGCGGCGAAGGAGGGACTTCCGGATCCATTCTTTCGCATGAAAACATATACGGGTGCAGCGAGTGTACTCATTGAAGTCCTGCATGAACTAGGGTTATATGAATCGGCAATGGAAGAAATATCGCTGTCTCGAATGTTACATTTTGATATTCATACCGCATGGACCGATCTGGTCATCTTTTATCAATCGGCATACGAATGGATGATCTCCAAACGAAGCGATGCCCGCGTGAACGACCAATCACAGATTCTGATTACGATCCATCAATACATCAAGCACCATCTGGAGGATGACCTCTCACTCACACGGATCGCACAGGAAGTCTCTCTTAACCCTTCTTATCTGTCACGATGGTATAAACGAATTACAGGTAAAGGCATATCCGACTACATCCATGACCGTAGAGTGGAGCGAAGCAAAGAGTTGCTTCTGGGTTCTTCTTGCAAGATGCATGAAATATCTGCGAAGGTTGGATTTAGTGATCAGCATTATTTTTATCGTTTCTTCAAAAAAGCAACAGGCTGCACTCCTCAAGAGTATCGGGATCAGAAAAGTTAAATGATATCTCAAATGGTAAATCAAAGATACCAGATGTCAACGGGATACACTCGAAGTGATAGCGCTTTCTTTGTAATATAAAAACATATATAAGATGAGTCAAATTAAACCATGAACGGAGAAAGCAGAAAAAACCTGAAGAAGCGGAGCTAAAAGCTTTCTTTGGAAAGCTACTTCGTAAGCATTAACTCGCCTTTATCAACAGATTTCTCCCTTGGAAAAAGGGATAAAGGAAATCTGGGGATAACAGTGATCGGAAGGTTATTCTGCTATCGGAGTGGATGTTTAATATTTAAAGTTCATCTTATATACCTCACGGGAGGAGAAAAAAGGGGGATTCGCATGAATATATCATTCAAGAAGTTCTCATTATTAACATTAACCATGGTGCTGGCCACCACGCTTGCTGCCTGTTCGTCTGGTGCGGGAAGTGCCGAGAATGAAGCAGCGCCGAACACACAGCAGGATGCGGGAGGACCACTTACGAAATATGACCCACCCATCAAGTTGACCTCAACCATGAATGAAACGAGCAATGAATCATTGGCTCAAGGGGATACACATGCCAAGAACGTTTGGACCAAGGGGTACAAGGAAGAATTAGGTATTGATGTTACCTATGAGTGGATTGTCCCGGATGCCAATTACAATGATAAGATGAACGTCACCCTGGCAAGTGGCGATTTACCAGATATTCTGAAAGTGAGTGCTGTACAGTTTGAGCAGCTGCATGAAGCGGGGATGTTGGAAGATCTGACCGGGGTATACGATAAGTACGCATCCGATCTGGTTAAGGAATTTATGTCTGCTGAGGATGGTGCAGGTTTAAAGCCGGTAACCAAGGACGGTAAAATATATGCCATGGTGAGTTTCCCAGGCTCACTTGATTCTTCGGATATGATCTGGATTCGTCAGGACTGGCTGAAGAACGTGGGACTGGAAGCGCCAAAGTCCATGCAGGACATCATTAAGATAGCAGAAGCTTTTACGTTTGAAGATCCAGATAGTAATGGGAAAGATGACACGTATGGTATTGCTTTACACAAGGATTTGCCGATTAATGCTTTCCTGCTGGGTTATCATGGTTATCTTGAAACCTGGATTAAGGATGCTTCAGGTCAGGTTGTGAATGGTACCGTTCAGCCTGAAGTGAAGGAAGGGCTTCGCGAACTGCAAAATCTGTATCAGAAGGGCGTTATTGATCCTGAGTTTGGCGTAAAAGATTTTGCGAAAATGATGGAGGATGTCAACGCGGGTAAATCAGGCATCTTCTTCTTACCCCAATGGGCTCCGTTCCAGGTTAGCAGCATGATCAAGAAGGATAAGAACGTGGATTGGATGCCTTATCCGGTTCAGTCGATTGATGATCAGCCTGCCAAAACACAGAATCACCTTAGCTTGGCCGGCATATTCGCTGTACGTAAAGGGTATGAGCACCCCGAGGCATTGATTAAGTTGTTGAATTTTCAAACCGAGAAAATGTTCGGTGAGTCTGCCAAGAAAGATCGTGCTGCGTATTTGAACGGCTTAACCGGACTCGGGTTTCTTAATGCGACTGTATCCAATCTGCCTGCCAACAAAAACGTAAAAGCACAGGAGGAGGTCGAGCAAGCACTCAAAACGGGAGAAACTTCAGGATTAGGACTTGAAGCAAAGCTGTTCTACGATGATATTATGGATTACCGTAGTGGAAATCTTGATAAATGGCATATGGAGCGAATTTTTGGTCCGGAAAGCTCGCAAGGTGTCATTAAATATTATCGGGATAACGATCTGATTGTTATGGATGAATTTATCTACGCACCGACGAGAACGATGAATACCAAACAGGCAACACTCGATAAACTGAGAGCCGAGACGTTTCTGAAAATCATCTATGGTAACTTATCAATTAACGAGTTTGATAATTTTGTAGCCAATTGGAAGAAACTTGGCGGGGATCAGATCACACAAGAAGTGAACGATACCATCGCAGCTAACCAATAAAAGGATTGAACTTCATAAGATCAAAGAAAAAATAGAAAATGGTGCGCTCCCCTAAGGAGAGGCACCATTTTTTGGGGCAAATTATTTTCGTTTCAATAACAGAACCCCACTGATTTCAGACGTTTTGTAGCGGTATACCACTTTGAATCCAATATCATTGTCCAGCAAGCAGTTCAGTGCATTGATCAGCCGTGCACCAGGAACCAGTGTGAATGTACATGGAGATGTATTACCAATCACACGTACACTTTGGATTCTGCGCGCAGAACCGGGAATGAGCGGATTTCTAGACCAGTAGATTAATACCAGATCCGGTTGTGGAACAGCATTGACACGAGCCATACTAATCATCTCTTTTCTATTAAAGGTTCTTAATAGTAGATGAAAAGTAGAGGAAAGGGTGTTAGACGGAAGACATGATGTTTAATAAATAGACTCTACTTATTCGTTGAGTGCTGTTTGGATGGCAGCTTGTCCCCTGGCGTTCCCTTGCCGTTGTTTTTATTGTGACGCTCTTTTTCGGCATTTTCGTTAACTTTCTTCACAAAATCTTGAGTACTTTCCATTGTAAATTACAGCTCCTTCCATAAGCAAAATGTGTATTCCGATTGTTAATATAACCACTGGCAAGTGATTTTATTTTGGTGACATCGCTAAATTTAATTCTGATTCCACATTCCTAGGTCAGTTGGGACATACTGGACATGGGAGGTTCATGCATCTAAACTAGATAGACCAGACACACTAAGAAGGGATGCGCAGATCCATACCATGTTGCAGAAATTCGGGTTTACACAATATGAAAGTCAGGTATACGAGGCTATATTCGCGCAGGATGAACCACTTGATGCCACATCGATTGTAAATTACTCCAACGTTCCCAAAGCCAAGATCTATGAAGTGCTTAATCGCCTGATCGACAAGGGAACGGTGCTGACAACGATGGATGGGAAGAAGAAACTATATATGGCGGTGGATCTTCAGTCCATCATTCATAAGATCAAGGCTGATTTTGAGAAAGATATTGAGGAATTGAAGAGTTACAAAATCAAACGTACATTCACCGATGAACATATCTGGACGTTAAAAGATGAGTCGTCCATCGCATCGAATATCGAACAGCTTATCGAGGAAGCAGATTCATCGATTCTTTTTCTCGCCTGGAATGAGCGAATGGAGAAATATCGTGAACTGCTGGAGCAGAAGGAAAAGCAGGGCGTATACGTTGAAGTACTTGCCGTTGGGGGCATGGAGACATCCTTAAACCGGATATACTCGTTAATCCCATTGCTAGATGCGCCGGAACCTTCACAGCTGCTTATTGTAGATCATGCATATCTGCTGTTTGCCGGTGTGGAGCATGATTCATGGCGAGCGATCAAGACGATGTCCAAACCGATTGTTAAAGCGATGACGGATTATTTCTACCATGATGTTGCCCTTACTCAGATTACCAAAAAATACGGTGACCAACTATTACAGGATGCGGAAATCGAGCGACTGCTTACCAGGTTGATCTATTAAAACTATTCTCTCGCAGGATAGTTTTTTTTGTTATATTTTTATTTGAAAAAAACATGAAAATAACTATTGAAACTTTCATTTTTATAGGTTACTATCGTAGTTGTAACTTTTTGAGGAGGATTCAACATGAATAAGAAAGTATATGTGCTCGCTATCGCAGCATTTGTGGTTGGAACCGTTGAACTGATCTTGGGCGGAATTCTGGACCTGATTGCTACGGATCTTCATCTTTCCCTGGCGAAAGCCGGGTATTTAATCTCTATTTTCTCACTTGTCTATGCGTTGTCTGCACCGATTTTATTAAATATGACGGCTAGATTCGAGCGTAAAAAAGTATATATGTGTACGCTGTTTGTATTTCTGATCAGTAATCTGGTCTCCGCGTTCAGTACCAGCTTTTATATGCTGATGGCGGGTAGAGCGCTTGGAGCCGCGACGGGTTCACTTATTTTTGTGCTCTCTCTAACCCTTGCAGCGCGCATTGTGGAACCACAATATAAAGGACGCGCCGTAGGGATTATTACCATGGGAGGTAGTGCATCACTTATCCTGGGTGTACCTCTGGGTATCTTTGTAGGCAACTTGGTAGGCTGGCGTGAGGTGTTTATGTTGATCGCTGTTCTAACCGCAGTGGTTATGATGGCCATCTGGATTGCGATGGACCGTGTTCAGCCTATTCCTGCCGTATCTCTGAAGAAACAGCTTACGGCTCTGTGGAATCCTAAAATGTTGGCAATCCATGCTACGACTTTACTTGTGCTTGCGGGTCATTTGACTTTATATGCATATTTCACACCATTCTTGCAAGAAACGCTGGGTGCCAGCGCCACGATGGTTACCTTTATCTATATGATGTTTGGGATCGCTGCTGTTGCAGGTGGAGGCATAGGTGGCATGTTATCCGATCGTCTGCATCCTGCTAAAGCCATTGTGATTGTGCTGATTCCCTTTATCGTAAGTATGGCTGTCATTCCGTTCAGTGTGGGATTGCCTTTGATCGCCTTCTTGCTGCTGTTAAGTATCTGGAGTGCACTGAGCTGGACCGTTACGCCTGTGCAGAATAGCCTCATAATCAAAACTTCGCCGGAAACAGCTGAAACGCTAATCAGCACCAACTCAGGTATTGCACATGCAGGTATTGCACTGGGTACTTATATCGGTGGCATGGTAATTGATCATTCATCGATTCTGAACACTGGATGGGTTGGTTCTATTCTGATTTTGCTTGGTTTGGTGTCTGCCATCTATGCCATTAGCGTTAAGGAAAAAACCGTTCAGGCGGTTGCTTAGAATAAAGAAATTGGAGATTGGTCAAAAGGCTTGAACCTCTGCATTCCCATAGTCTAATGGGTGTAGAGGTTTTTTTATTGTTGATACGCTAGAGTACACGTCAGAAGAATAAACCATTTTCATATGGAGCAAAACTTGCTTTATTCATGGTAATCTATATAATTAAAATAGTTTTAAAAAGTATTATTTAATGTTTAGTTACATGATGTTATTGAGGGAGCGGTGATCATGACTACGAAGACGGAGAAACAAAAAATGCTGGATGGCGAGCTGTACATGGCTTCGGATCTTCAATTGTCTGAGGACAGAGAGTATGCAAGGAAGATGACGAGGACGTTCAATCAAACGACGGAAACGGACGGTGAGCTTCGCACCAAGCTATTGAAGGAACTGTTGGGATCTACAGGTGAACACCTGGGAATGGAACCTAATATTCATGTGGATTATGGATATAACATTCATGTAGGCAATCATTTTTATACCAATTTTAACTGTACAATATTAGATGTGTGTGAAGTTCGTATTGGAGACCATTGCTTAATGGGGCCAGATGTACATATCTATACGGCTACTCATCCACTCCATCCGCATGAACGCAATACGGGTGCAGAATATGGCAAGCCAGTCACGATTGGCAATAATGTATGGATTGGTGGTAGAGCCGTTATTAATCCAGGGGTTACCATTGGAGACAACGTGGTCATTGCTTCTGGGTCTGTGGTTACAAAGGATGTTCCCGATAATATGATCGTGGGCGGCAACCCTGCTAGAATCATTAGAGAGATTGAGCTTTAGTTTATTTTAGATAGAAGATCAATGAAAGAGAAGCGTTAATCAAGAAACTGCTGGGGAAAACGACGGATCGTTTCCTGATTGAACAGCCATTTGTATGTGATTACGGCTATAATATTGAAATTGGTGAGAACTTCTATAGCAATCATAATATTGTCATGCTGGATGGAGGCAAAATCAGTTTTGGAGATAACGTTTTTGTTGCTCCCAATTGCGGATTTTATACAGCAGGCCACCCTTACGATGTTGAGCAGCGCAATGAAGGTCTGGAGATCGTTGGACCCATCACGGTGGGCAATAATGTGTGGATCGGTGGCGGTGTGACAGTTCTTGCCGGTGTGACGATTGGGGATAATACGATCATCGGTGCAGGGAGCGTAGTGACCAAGAGTATACCGTCTGGTGTGATTGCTGCGGGTAATCCTTGCAGGGTCATTCGCAAGATAACGGAAGAAGACAAAACAAAGTACAGCAGGGATGTAGTGAAGAACATCTAGTGAAGAATAAATAAATAGTGAACAACGTGATAGCAGCTAATGAGAATGCCCGATGTATATCATCGGGTGTTTCTTTTTGCAAATAAAAATAAAATCCCCCAGACAGAAAACATGCCAAGGTATCGTATAACCGACACTTTTTCATGTGATTTGTCTGAGGGATAGAAGAATGTATCTGTTACATTTGCTTAAAGTTCCTTAAAGTTCCTTAAAGTTCCTTAACGCTGCAAACTTTTCCCGTTACTGCTGATCACTTCTTTGTACCAATGGAAGGATTTCTTGCGGTAACGTTCGAGTGTTCCTGATCCATCGTCATGACGATCAACATAGATATAACCATAACGTTTTTTCAACTGGGCTGAAGACGCACTGACAACATCAATACAACCCCATGATGTATATCCCATAATTTCAACGCCATCTTCAATAGCTTCACCAACTTGAACCAGATGATCATTCAGATACTGGATTCGGTAGTCATCTTCAACGGTTCTCTCGCCGTCCGCACCCGTGATCAACTCATCAACAGCACCAAGACCATTTTCGACAATAAACAGTGGTTTTTGATAGCGGTCATAGAACATGTTAAGCACATAACGCAATCCTTGCGGGTCAATCTGCCATCCCCATTCACTTGCTGGCAGATAAGGGTTAGGTACACCGCCAAGAAGGTTACCTTCACCTGCGATTTGTTTCTCCGGGTCTGCTGTCTGACAGATACTCATGTAATAACTGAAAGAGATAAAGTCTACTGTGTTCAGCAACATTTCCTCGTCGCCAGCTTCCATCTGAATCTCAATTCCATTTTCACGGAAATAACGTTTCATATAACCAGGGTAGCGACCTCTTACATGCACATCACCGAAGAAATAGTTGCTATGTTCGAATTCCATGACTTTAATCATATCGTCTGGATTTGGTGTCAGCGGGTAGGTAGGCATACTGAGCATCATACAACCAATCTGTGCTGTAGGAATAATCTCATGACAGAGCTTCACCGCAGAAGCACTGGCTACAAACTCATGATGGATCGCCTGATAGAGATCTTGCTTGCTAAGCTTTTCCTTAGGCGTGTAGATGCCTCCACTCATGAAGGGTGCTTCAAGAATGGAGTTGATTTCGTTAAAAGTAAGCCAGTATTTTACTTTGTTTTTATAACGTTTAAATACGGCAGTTACATAACGCTCATAGAATCCAACCATTTTCCGGTTAACCCAGCCGTCGTATTCTTTGGACAAGTGAAGAGGTGTCTCATAGTGGGATAGTGTAACCAGTGGTTCAATCCCGTATTTGTGACATTCGTCAAACAGATCGTCGTAGAACTGCAGTCCTTCTTCATTTGGTTCCAGCTCGTCCCCTTTTGGGAAAATCCGGGACCAGGCGATGGAAGTACGGAATACCTTGAAGCCCATCTCGGCAAACAGTTTCACATCTTCCTTGTAGCGATGATATAGATCGATAGCGATCAGTTTCATATTATCTTCGGTGGGTTCTTCCGTGATTGGCCCCATGATGCCTTTGGGAGCTACATCCTGAGTAGATAATCCTTTGCCGCCTTGATTGTATGCACCTTCAGCCTGGTTGGCTGCAATTGCGCCACCCCACAGGAAATTTTCCGGGAATTGATAGGTATGATTTTGAGAGTTGCTCATGTGTATCGCTCCATTCATCAAATTGATATTAAGAGGTTGTTCATGTATGACATAAAAAAAGCTTAAACGTTGTAACGGGTTACACGTCAAGTTTTACTTTTGACCTCAAATTAAGGCATACTATTATTCTAAATAAGTTCAACTAAAATTTACACGAAAACGGAGAGGACAGAAATAACCAGAAGAAGCGAAGCGGTCGCCTTTATCCCCGGATTTTCCCTTTTAGATAAGGGAATCAAAAAAATCTGGGGATAACAGCGATCGGAAGGTTGTTCTGTCATCGAAGTACCAGTGTAAATAATCTTAGTTGAACTTATATAGTTCGTTAGCAAGAAGGGAGTCTCCGATGTCCAAGTTTGATGAAATAATGAAGCGGTCCGGTTACTCAAAAGCGACTGTGTCACGCGTGATTAATCATTCTCCGCATGTTAGTGATGAAGCAAGACAAATCATAACGGATATTATGAAACAGTTGAATTATATTCCCAACCGGAATGCAATATCGTTATCTACAGGGCAAACAAAGCAGATTGGAATTGTGACCTCTACCACAGGTGAAATCATTCTTACATTCATGAATCAATTCATTGATACAGCCATGGATTTTGGGTTTCAGACGATTATCTATACATCCCGTGGAGATCCGGAGATTGAATTGCAGGCATTCGAAGATCTGCGCAGTAAACGAGTAGATGGGCTAGTTATTATTGCTTGTGTCAATGACCCTCGGAAATTAAAGGCTTATATGGAGTATGGGCCCATTGTCTCCTGGCAGCGAATGGGGAATGACGAGATTCCGTCTGTTGCGATGGATCAGGCAGAAGGGTATAAGTTAGCTCTGGAGCATCTGGTATCAAGAGGGTACACTCGAATTGCGAATGCATTTGGCAGGGCTGAAAGTTTGAATACCCAGAGCCGACGTGAAGCCTATGAATCTTTCATGAAAAGCAGAGGGTTGCATGTATGGACTGAAGCATATCAATATTCCGTATTCAGCTCCTCCGATGGCGAAGAAGCGATGCGAAGAATGGCTGAAGGGTCAGAACTTCCGCAGGCCGTATTATGTTCAAATGATTATGCAGCCATAGGCATTCTGAGTGAAGCACGCAGACGGAATATTCAGGTACCGGAACAACTCGCAATTGTGGGGTTTGATGATATCGAGCTTTCCCGTGTTCTCGGAATCACGACCATACACAATCCGATTGCGGAGCAAGCCACCCAGGCTTTCCATCAGTTGTGGGCCGTATTGGGTAAAATGGAGTTGCAGACCGAACAGCTGACATACCAGCTGATTGAGCGTGAGACGACTTGAATCTATAAGACCTGATGTGGGAATCTGGTTTTATGGATTCAATAATTATTCAAATTTGAAGCATCTTCGAGTCAAACTCATACGTTATACTGAAGATGTGCTTTAGAACGACATATCTGTACAGAGATGTCGCTGAGGTTTTTGTATCATGTTACAAGTTACATATTTCACAAACGATTAGCGGGAAAGGTGAGAATGGACTTTATGAAGACAGTGACAGGCCGATTCAGAATTGCGGGCATATGGGAGGGTGTATCCTTACTTCTATTGATTTTTATTGCTATGCCTCTGAAATATTTTGCAGATATCTCTTCCGCTGTAGCCGTAATGGGCATGATTCATGGTATTTTGTTTCCTTTGTACCTTATTGCGCTTGTTCACTTGGCTCTGGTCAAAAAGTGGAAGATAACGCGCTGGCTGATGGGTGGACTCGCGGGTCTATTGCCGTTTGGAACTTTTGTATTTGAATCTTATCTTCGGAAGAGAAATTGGAAATAAAGATCAATAAGAATAAATGAAAGCAGGCGACTAATTCAGATGTTATCCGAATTGTCGCCTGTTACTTTCTGTACAAGTACTACTTTACTGTGCCTTGCTGACGATCAGACAGCAGGCTTACGTCAAAATCGCCAGAGGCATTTGACACAGGTGCATACGCCGAGAAGGAAGTAACAACTACCAGGGCAGTGAACAGAAATACGAATGATTTTTTCATACCATAACCTCTTTCATATGGGGATATATTCCATTTGATTCTAACGCACATAGGTTATACTTGAAAAGAAAAAGTTTAAAATGAGCAAGCTATTGAATGACTGAAAGGATTGAGCTTCTATGAAAGATATTCATGAGTTAACATCCATAGAAATGGTTGAAGAAGCTATTCAACAACATGAATTGGTTTTTTTGTATGTATCTCGTCCAGAGTGCAGTGTATGTCACGCTTTACTCCCCAAGATCAGGACGTTGCTTGAACCCTATCCAACAGTATACCTGGGTCACATGAATGCTAATGAAGTGGAAGAGGTTGCATCCAAGTTTCTTGTTTTCACCGTTCCAACAATGATCATGCTTGTGGAGCAGAAGGAATATATTCGAGCGGATCGTTTTGTTCGCTTGGAACGTCTGGAAGAGCAGCTGCAACAGATTCACTCCATGTATATCCAGGATGAGGAATAGAAGCTAAAGCTTCATGAACGGCGGCTCATACATAAGCCGTTTTTTTTGCGCCCGGAGTGACATATAGCTATGAATAAAGTACATGATGCCTGAACTCACAAATTAAAGTGTTGCCATGAAAACGGTTTTATGATAATTTAAACATTATAAAAACGTTTTTATAGTAAAGGAACAAAACTTATGGCTAAGATAACGATTAAAGATGTAGCAAGGGAA
This window contains:
- a CDS encoding histidine kinase; this encodes MRVIQGRWRESSIVVKLMIAFVLVILPLYGISIMITQLSSKQMQTEVEKAHESKLYFYHNHLQFELERMSALVTEFSFDEPMSTLSTRAAIMSRYEVTSSLNNIHNKLGQIMVTSPYISDVVYYVPALHKRVSAADGIRDVEDTEWKNLLATMGNLNGELSHSNNDLYFLKSNPYNMNHEEPPNFILGIRLSAEELKHRLQQLSETGESEITLSFGEQQHVVITSSEQPAPVKPIRTVSPETFDSMQVTKFQSDPYLYYSLHDKDHSFMLTATIPQDVLSAPLEQYNVWLWMVTFMSVVIIIVFSFSIYRSIHQPLAVLIRGFRMAEQGQTSVHIPSSRRDEFGYLYSRFNHMIERLHILIDENYVARIRTSEAELKHLQSQIQPHFLYNSLFSIKQMAEVENVELIQEFTDYLGQYFRYMSRDSHTEVSLGAEIDHALVYASIQKIRFGTRIQLELEDLDARYRVISVPRVMIQPIVENVFEHALAKRSQGGILQVSYQKDQDNLSIRIEDDGDQLTDATLNYLQSSFEETDRKHGNEEITGLMNVNQRLRIKFGAVYGLTAQRSELGGLCIIVKIPWKGE
- a CDS encoding response regulator, yielding MQRMLIVDDEPVILDGLYAFFQKANLQDMEIIKAYSAYEAIDWLNSVKIDIVLSDICMPGMDGMQLIEQIMDRWPRCKVLLLTGHNEFDYAHQAIRNPCVVDYLLKTEGMNHIRAAVERALAQISEENDFRYQAAWFRSKLPRALPQLQRQLLLDVLKRTDRHDTVSLQEELDAVQLPFESDQLVIPVIIRVEEWNNYQSQADRSLIRYAVANVAEELLQDKARVKAIDLDTQVIACFIQSQEAHSSHVSNTQGERGSQLDSWNQTLCFVYGTLESVQQSCADCLNLSVSIMVSEQALEWSRVNQAIAQLRLSIHESPGFGMEKLLRVNIQDELPYTPSIMNQQGVVTLHLDQIKQRITAGDREWIESFHKWTEAAKEGLPDPFFRMKTYTGAASVLIEVLHELGLYESAMEEISLSRMLHFDIHTAWTDLVIFYQSAYEWMISKRSDARVNDQSQILITIHQYIKHHLEDDLSLTRIAQEVSLNPSYLSRWYKRITGKGISDYIHDRRVERSKELLLGSSCKMHEISAKVGFSDQHYFYRFFKKATGCTPQEYRDQKS
- a CDS encoding extracellular solute-binding protein, which translates into the protein MNISFKKFSLLTLTMVLATTLAACSSGAGSAENEAAPNTQQDAGGPLTKYDPPIKLTSTMNETSNESLAQGDTHAKNVWTKGYKEELGIDVTYEWIVPDANYNDKMNVTLASGDLPDILKVSAVQFEQLHEAGMLEDLTGVYDKYASDLVKEFMSAEDGAGLKPVTKDGKIYAMVSFPGSLDSSDMIWIRQDWLKNVGLEAPKSMQDIIKIAEAFTFEDPDSNGKDDTYGIALHKDLPINAFLLGYHGYLETWIKDASGQVVNGTVQPEVKEGLRELQNLYQKGVIDPEFGVKDFAKMMEDVNAGKSGIFFLPQWAPFQVSSMIKKDKNVDWMPYPVQSIDDQPAKTQNHLSLAGIFAVRKGYEHPEALIKLLNFQTEKMFGESAKKDRAAYLNGLTGLGFLNATVSNLPANKNVKAQEEVEQALKTGETSGLGLEAKLFYDDIMDYRSGNLDKWHMERIFGPESSQGVIKYYRDNDLIVMDEFIYAPTRTMNTKQATLDKLRAETFLKIIYGNLSINEFDNFVANWKKLGGDQITQEVNDTIAANQ
- a CDS encoding DUF4023 family protein: MESTQDFVKKVNENAEKERHNKNNGKGTPGDKLPSKQHSTNK
- a CDS encoding TrmB family transcriptional regulator encodes the protein MLQKFGFTQYESQVYEAIFAQDEPLDATSIVNYSNVPKAKIYEVLNRLIDKGTVLTTMDGKKKLYMAVDLQSIIHKIKADFEKDIEELKSYKIKRTFTDEHIWTLKDESSIASNIEQLIEEADSSILFLAWNERMEKYRELLEQKEKQGVYVEVLAVGGMETSLNRIYSLIPLLDAPEPSQLLIVDHAYLLFAGVEHDSWRAIKTMSKPIVKAMTDYFYHDVALTQITKKYGDQLLQDAEIERLLTRLIY
- a CDS encoding MFS transporter is translated as MNKKVYVLAIAAFVVGTVELILGGILDLIATDLHLSLAKAGYLISIFSLVYALSAPILLNMTARFERKKVYMCTLFVFLISNLVSAFSTSFYMLMAGRALGAATGSLIFVLSLTLAARIVEPQYKGRAVGIITMGGSASLILGVPLGIFVGNLVGWREVFMLIAVLTAVVMMAIWIAMDRVQPIPAVSLKKQLTALWNPKMLAIHATTLLVLAGHLTLYAYFTPFLQETLGASATMVTFIYMMFGIAAVAGGGIGGMLSDRLHPAKAIVIVLIPFIVSMAVIPFSVGLPLIAFLLLLSIWSALSWTVTPVQNSLIIKTSPETAETLISTNSGIAHAGIALGTYIGGMVIDHSSILNTGWVGSILILLGLVSAIYAISVKEKTVQAVA
- a CDS encoding sugar O-acetyltransferase — its product is MTTKTEKQKMLDGELYMASDLQLSEDREYARKMTRTFNQTTETDGELRTKLLKELLGSTGEHLGMEPNIHVDYGYNIHVGNHFYTNFNCTILDVCEVRIGDHCLMGPDVHIYTATHPLHPHERNTGAEYGKPVTIGNNVWIGGRAVINPGVTIGDNVVIASGSVVTKDVPDNMIVGGNPARIIREIEL